CCAAAGGAAGTTTACGATAATTTAGATAATGAGATGCCAAGTTCTTCTCTTCCAGCTCTTTCAGATATGGAAGAATTATTTGAAAAACTAAAAAAAGAAGGCTACACTCACGTTATTGGAGTAACACTTTCTTCAGGTTTATCAGGTATATATAATGCCTTAAAGTTAGTTAGCGAAAATCATCCTGAAATAGAGAGTTTTATATTTGATTCTAAAAGTATTTCTATAGGAGAGGGTTTATTAATAGAAGAATGTGGTAAAATGATAGAAGAGGGAAAATCCTTTGAAGATATAATAAAGGCCCTTCCTGATATTAAAAGTAGACTATGTATTTTCTTTGTAGTTGGAACTTTAAAATATCTAAAAAAAGGTGGAAGAATAGGAAAAGTTGCTGGAACTATAGGAGATATTTTAAACTTAAAACCTATAATAACCATGCATGAAGATGGTAGCTACACAACTTTTGATAAAGTAAGAGGTAGAAAACAATCTCTAAAACGTTTAGTGAATATAATTGAAGGTTTAAAAAATAAAGGAAAAGTTTATTTAATGCATGGAAATGCAGAAGAAGAAATGAAAGCTATTTATGAAAGCTTAAAAGAGTTACCTAATGTTCTTTCTGTAAAATTAGGAGAAAATATTAGTCCTGTTGCAGGTGCTCATAGTGGACCAGGGTTAGTGGGCGTTGCTTATTTTGAAGTATAATATAATTAGTTA
The nucleotide sequence above comes from Hathewaya histolytica. Encoded proteins:
- a CDS encoding DegV family protein — encoded protein: MQKIALITDSASDLSKESIERYNIHVLPFRIIYEKKEYLDKVNITPKEVYDNLDNEMPSSSLPALSDMEELFEKLKKEGYTHVIGVTLSSGLSGIYNALKLVSENHPEIESFIFDSKSISIGEGLLIEECGKMIEEGKSFEDIIKALPDIKSRLCIFFVVGTLKYLKKGGRIGKVAGTIGDILNLKPIITMHEDGSYTTFDKVRGRKQSLKRLVNIIEGLKNKGKVYLMHGNAEEEMKAIYESLKELPNVLSVKLGENISPVAGAHSGPGLVGVAYFEV